From Brachionichthys hirsutus isolate HB-005 chromosome 16, CSIRO-AGI_Bhir_v1, whole genome shotgun sequence, a single genomic window includes:
- the LOC137906184 gene encoding major histocompatibility complex class I-related gene protein-like, with amino-acid sequence MVGLEALKNLVAVLLFELQMGQFTMKTSVLVLVLVLVLGTGVPGAVGETHSVKYFDTASSGVSNFPEFVSVGLIDDVQMIHYDSKTKRAEPKQDWMDKVTAEDPEYWTEQTGNGVVNQEWSKFTMETLRKRFNQSEGVHIVQRLSGCEWDDETGEVTGFEQYGYNGEDFIVLDLKTETWIAPSPQAVITKHRWDHDRAWMEYNKYHLTQECPEWGRKYLEYGRSSLLRTELPSVFLLQKTPSSPVSCFATGFYPDRAALSWRKDGEELHEEVEHGEILPNHDGTFQMSVDLDLSSAAAEDWRRYDCVFQLFGVKDDLVTRLDKGKIWTNWEEPTNVNAIIIIIITVAVLLVLTAAVGFKLYRQRTGKPRPPSEDSAELTKRLQPEVDMQPEVDMQPEVDMQPEVDMQPEVVIQPEVVIQPEIIIQPEGVGTRTE; translated from the exons atggtcggactggaagctttaaagaatcttgtggctgttctgttgtttgagctgcagatgggacagttcacgatgaagacctcggttctggttctggttctggttctggttctgggtacaggtgtacctggggcggtgggag agactcactctgtGAAGTATTTCGacacggcgtcttctggagtctcaaacttcccggagtttgtgtccgttggtttgatcgatgacgtccagatgattcactatgacagtaagaccaagagagcagaacccaaacaggactggatggacaaagtcacagcagaggatccagagtactggaccgAACAGACGGGGAACGGTGTGGTGAACCAAGAATGGTCCAAATTCACCATGGAAACTTTAaggaagcgcttcaaccaatcagaag gtgtccacattgtCCAGCGGCTgtctggctgtgagtgggacgatgagactggagaggtcactggttttgagcagtatggttataatggagaagacttcatcgtcctggacctgaagacggagacatggatcgctcccagtcctcaggctgtcatcaccaaacacagatgggatcatgaCAGAGCTTGGATGGAATACAACAAGTATCACCTCACCCAggagtgtcctgagtgggggaggaagtatctggagtatgggaggagctctctgctgagaacag agctcccctcagtgtttctcctccagaagactccttcctctcccgtcagctgctttgctacaggtttctacccagacagagccgctctctcctggaggaaggatggggaggagcttcatgaggaggtggagcacggagagatcctccccaaccatgacggaaccttccagatgagtgtggacctggacctttcatcggcggcggctgaagactggaggaggtacgactgtgtgttccagctcttcggtgtgaaggacgacttggtcaccagactggacaaaggaaagatctggaccaactggg aggaacccactaacgtgaacgccatcatcatcatcatcatcactgtagcggttcttctcgtcctcacggctgccgttggattcaagctgtacagacagaggacag gtaaacctcgtccaccttctgaggacagcgctgagctcacgaagagactgcagccagaggtggacatgcagccggaggtggacatgcagccggaggtggacatgcagccggaggtggacatgcagccggaggtcgTCATCCAGCCAGAGGTCGTCATCCAGCCAGAGATCAtcatccagccggagggcgttgggacaaggacagaatga